The genome window AGACAATGCAAAACATCCTGTGGTACGCAGGAACCAAatatcaatagtgctgaggttgagaaacccaaACTAGAGAGTCACCTGAGCCAGGAAATTCAAGATGccctcactcacatgtctggcattGGTGCTGGCAGCTGGCTAGGGGCTTCAGCTCTCCCTCACATGGCCTGTCATCCTCCAGGAGGCCAGCCCAACCTCCTTCCATCATGGTCTCAGGGCAGAGTGCCAAAAAGgccagggtggggcttccctggtggcgcagtggttgagagtccgcctgccgatgcaggggacgcgggttcgtgccccggtccgggaagatcccacatgccgctgagcagctgggcccgtgagccatggccgctgagcctgcgcgtccgaagcctgtgctccgcaacgggggaggccacaacagtgacaggcccgcgtaccgcaaaaaaaaaaaagaatccctggTTAAAGGGAGCAACCAGATGAGACAAATGTACATGCCCAGGACACTGGCTCGAAAGATGGTAGAGGTCAAagtatccctcccccactccacctcGCCTCTCCCTGGTCTCTGGTCATTCACCTGAACACAGAACTCTCTCCTTCATAATGGAGTTTAGTAGAAATAATCCTTTTACTCCCAAGAGAATCGTGCCATCTGTCAAGGGGGCAGGAACATGAGCAGCTATTATTGCACAACAGAGTCTACAGGCCGGGCAGAGAGGAAGCTGGGAAGGCAGCCAGCCCTCCTTGGGAGCTGGACTGGAAGAACCAGAGggctcttttatttttgtttttgctactaAAGATActagcagagggacttccctggtgatccagtgattaagaatctgcctttcaatgcaggggacatgggttcgatccctggttggcgaactaagatcccacatgccacggggcaactaaacctgcgtgccacaactactgagcccacgcaacacaactagagagaagcctgtgcaccacaacgagagatcccacatgccgcaactaacaccctatgcagccataaataaataaataaatattatttaaaagatacTAGCTGAAATAAATGAGGttgggggggggcttccctggtggcgcagtggttaagaatccgcctgccaatgaaggggacacagggtcgAGCCCTTgcccgggaagaccccacatgccgcagagcaactaagctcgtgtgccacaactactgagcctgcactctagagcctgtgagccacagctactgagcccaggtgccacaactactgaagcccgcaggcctgggactgggctccgcaacaagagaagccactgcaatgaggagcccgcgcaccacaactagagaaagcccgcaggcagcaacgaaaacccaacatagccaaaaataaaaacaaataaataaataagtttattttttttaaaaaagaaagaaatgggagggaagttcatattaaataaaatggttttttaaGGCTAAAAAAATTACTAGCAGAGCccatttagagtttttttttgtggtacgcaggcctctcactgttgtggcctctcccattgcggagcacaggctccggacgcgcaggctcagtggccatggctcacgggcccagccgctccacggcatgtgggatcttcccggaccggggcacgaacccgtgtcccttgcatcggcagggggactctcaaccactgcgccaccagggaagctctggaatcttttttaaaaagtgatacaaatgaacttatttacaaaacagaaatagacccacagacatagaaaacaaacttatggttaccaaaggggaagggggaggagagagggataaattaggagttttgccatacacctgaaacaacactgtaaatcaactctacttcaataaaaataaaagaaaagaataaataaattttttaaaagaagcagaaTGGGACAACACTGCTACCGGTGACTGCCAGCAGAAAGCACGCAGGGTGCAATAAGAACCCCTGTCTTTCaaaccacctccacctccacacacacacacccacacacacacacacacacacacacacacacacacacacacagtgctctGCAGCCTTCAGGCAAAACCAGAGGCAGGACACAGTCAAGTTCCCAAGCTCCCCTTGTGTCCCATCTGATAACTATGCCtctggttttttgcttttgtgtatTCTGGAAATTACTGAGACAGCTTGTGAGCTGAATACCTCAAGAGTGCTACACAGGGGAACACTGAAGGCTGCGCTGTCCCTGTGTACCAAGGAGCCTCTGGCTGGAGGGGAAACTGCAAGAACAGGGTCTCTGCCACCTCCCGCTCCAGGAACCCTCCCGCCCAGGGCCAGATGGGTCCTCAAGCTCTTGATGGACGAGGGAGATGTGTGACCCCCGACAGTGGCCACTCCATTCCAGACAACATGAACTTTTCCTGATTCTTAGATAAACCACATGATCCAACAAAAGGAACCATCTTTGTTCAGCACAAAAATGGCTCAGCAGCCTGAGATATTCACCATCTCCAAGGCAGGGACTAAATGGGCCACCGGAGGGCGGGGGCACAGATTTGGGAGAGGAGGAGGTCGGAGGACTTTACTGGCATTAAAGTAATCTTTCTGATCATTGGCCCGATCTTTGCACTGTAGAGGCAGCTTGCCAAGTTAGCGAGGCCCTCTCACTGGAGTTATGCCGGCAAGAGGCAAGACACTAACAACCAATTGCTGGGGCATTTAGGAACTAGACAGAGAATTTCAACACAGCGGTTTCCAAACAGAAGCCACCATGAAGACAGGAGGACTCCCCTGCACTCAGTCCTTCTATTTTATGAATTGGGATTCTTCataaaatgatcattttcaaTAAAGGTTCCATTGCTTTAGAACAAAACTTTGAAAACAACTGAACTGGATGACTGCTAAGGTTCCTTCCAACTTTCAGACTCCTCGTTCTGGGTATTAAGTATCTGGGTGCCCAGAATAGTTGATCATACCTGAACCATAATCAACCTCCTTATAATAATCtctaatatatgaatataaactATCCTACAGCATAAACAACCCAACATGACACTGATTTCACCTTCCACTGAAAAAGTTAAGTTCAACCTCCTTGGCTTGAACAGGGGTGGCAGAGCTGcttcaatatttaccttttactCTTTGTCGCTATGAGAAAATGGTGATGACATCTTTTTGGCCAGATGGAACTGATGGGAGATTTATGGAGCAGCTGAGAACTGTCAAAGCCAGGCCAGGCCGATCCCACAAGACAATGACCATGGCCTTTTCATCAAGGAGCACGTTGCTTTCTGGAATCCACTAACACAAGAGGTTCATATCTACCCAGTCATCAGCAAGATTATCCCAACACCCCACCAGCTGCCGCCACCCAATCCGGGGGCCTCCGTTCCTGCTCTTGAGGGATGACATGTGAGTGCACAGGACTTACCCCTCACCCATCATCACACcacaccacccccgccccagtcTGGCACCCACAGCCCTCCCAGAGTGGGAAACTTCATCCAATGCCTTCTCCGTTACAGAGATTTCAGAAATTAGTcacagaaaggagggagggaagacagTGGAGGTTTCCTGAAGGAACCAGTAACAAGATCTGGGCTGTTTCACCTCGAGGTCACAACAGCTCAGACTGTCCCTGAGTTAGCACTGAGTGGTCAAGAATGAAATCAACCTCTGCAAACCCTCCACTGACTTGTCCACCATCTACTTTGTACAAAGAGCTTCCTTAAGGTGGGGCCTCCAGCAGATGGGCCTCCCCATTCACTGAGCCTTTCTCTTTGGAAATTTTGATCCTTTCCCCACCGCCAGCCTCAGAAGATGGTCCCAGTGCCCACCCATTATCAGAAAGAGGCGAAGGAATTGGAGACTAGAGTCCAGCATTTGTTTGAAACAAGGGTTTAGATGAGCTTCCCATCCTTATCTTGTAAAGATACACGCAGGGACTCCTGTGGCTTTGGTGACCATATGCCCTACTCCGCATAGGACAGTCCCAGTTTGTTCCTCTTGTTGTCCCAGAATTGTCACTGATATCACTGCCTTTCACTCTCAGAAGTCCCTGTTTGGACAATAAACTAGGCAGTCCCTCTACCTTTGGCCCGGTCACCACCTATGCTTTTCAGTAAGAATCTGGAAAGCCACAGGTAGCCCGGCAAGCCAAGAGAtgtggggattaaaaaaaaagccagagataacatatatttcaaaaataaattttaaaaagccaaagagCGGCGATGTTCGTTAGTTTGTAACAGGGaaacatggaaacaatccaaatgtctatcgATAGGAAATGGTTTAATCAATCAAGGCTTGTAATATGGAATACTCTtcatcaatttaaaagaaaaaggtggaTCGATATATACTAACATGGAACGATCTCCAAGGCAGCTTGGTCAGAGAAAACTAGCAAATGGTTGATCAATGCCACAGGAATGATCCCAGTTGtcttttctttgtccttgtgAGTATAGATGTATGAAAGGTCTAGAACAACACCGTCTAATAggaatataatgtgagccactatgtaatttaaaattttcaagatcCATGTTTTTACAAAGTGAAATTTATCTTATGGAACCCAATGTATCCAAAATATGATGTAAATCAATATAGAAAAGTATTaatcttattttacttattttgtgcTAAATCCTCAACATCGCACTTACGGCAATCTCAATTCTTAGGacccacatttcaagggctcagaaGCCACACGTGGCTTACGGTTACGGTATTATTCAACAGCTCAGGGCTAGAAGGACGCATACCAGGTAACAAGTTATCTCTGGAGAGGGAAGTGGGATTAGGAAAATGGAGTGATTTGTCTaggattttgaaatttttacaatGAGGATATAGTCACTacttacataattttataaaacaacaagaactggaaatttttaaaaataaggagccAGAACATGAGATGTGAAACTAACAAAATCTATGAATGAGCTTTGTGGAAACACAGTATTAAAATCaatgcatcaaaaataaataagtaagaatAAAATCAATTCATCAGCCAAAGAGTGTGCATTTTTGTTAAGTTTGGCCACAGCCAGCCTCAAGAGCCATGGGGCTGCACCAGCCTGCCCAGCCACTGAAAGCCAGCTTCCTGAGGGCCGCCTTGCTTGTTCTCTACCTAGAAACGGGAACCACGGTGCATCCCTGAGGAGTCTGTCACATCAGAGAGACAGGACACTGCTCTCAAATACTTAGACTGAAGCTCTGTCAATGTGCACACAGGAAAACCTGTGCGATCAAAATAGCCTGGGGAGCCTGTTTAAAGAGCAGACTCTCGAGGCCCGCAAAATAGGTGTTTCTGaggtggggcccaagaatctgTAATATACAAGAACTCCAGGGGATTCCTAAGCCCAACTAGGATACAAAGGAACATCCTTCTCTTCTAGCTAACTTTGCACTGCCAGATTCCTGGCTAGAATCTGATTCCATCTAGAATCGTGCTGCCAAAAACTGGTGGAAGATAGGAAGTCCACTCAGaactcccctgccccaccctacAGGAAGATGATCTTCTTTCACTGTACGTACTGAATGATGCTTAAAGACCCCGCAACTTAGAAACAGGCCATCTCTTGGTGAAGACTGCCTTGTCCAGAATTAGCCCTGCTTCTAACGCTGCAAATCAAAGACTCAGGCTGGTGGACCAAGGCCTGCCCTGAGCCCCTGTTCCTATTGGGGGAATGCAAAAGGTGTTTCTTTCTACTTCCACCATCCAGGAGACTGGGACATCCGGGTGGAAGGTTTTCCCTTAAGGTGAGACCTTGTGTctatttggtttttgttgttgttttttacatccttttctttccttctcttaaaacaaaccaaacatgCAATTCACTGTTTAAAAGGGGTGGAGGGCGCGTggaagcaatttctttttttttttttttcccattttaaaaagctttattggATAGTGCTTGTttagaacatttacatttaatgtaattacggATACAGTTAAGATTAAATCTACCACCATGCTATTTGTTTCCTAATTataccatttctttattttttgcctctCTTTTCCTGCCCTCCTTTTCATTAATGGAGTATTTTTAATGATCTCATTATTTACTCTGCTACTGGCTTACTGACTATCCCTCTTTGCTTTACATTTGTAGCTGTTGCTCTAGGGTTTATACTAAATATCTCCAAATACTATTATACCTCTTCATGTATAGTGTAGGAACATTACAACAGCAAagttttttccctcttcctatcCTTTGTACTAactgttgtacattttatttttgtgttattatTCATGGCATTTCCATAATcgttcaaatgtatttttttaataaatttattttatttctttatttttggctgtattgggtctttgttgctgcgcgtgggctttctctagttgtggcgagtgggggctattcttcattgcggtgcgtgggcttctcactgcagtggcttctcttgctgcggagcacgggctctagacacgcgggcttcagtagttgtggcacgtgggcttcagtagttgtggctcgcgggctctagagcgcaggcgcagtggcttagttgctctgtggcatgtgggatcttcccggaccagggctcgaacccacgtcccttgcattggcaggcgtattttcaaccactgcgccaccagggaagccccaagtcttCCTAGCATCTCAAGCTCAGGAACTTGTGGTCCACAAGTCTCTATTTGCAGTGGTTGGTATTCATATAGAGCTTCCTCAAGCTTTTGAGTGGGTGCTAATGAAATATATTGACCCATTTTGATGTCTGTGGAAAATGTCACTGGTTTTATAGGTTTAGGTTTTTCAAGTTGCATTTCCAACTGGGTAGATCTATGTTTATGCTGAGCCAAAAGCAGAGCAACAGGGAGATCAGAACTCTCCAGTTCATCTAAAAAAGCCTGCTTATTCTTCCTTTTTAGAATCTGCTGCagttgttcttctttttgtataaatagtcttctttgttcattttcctgTCGTTCTACCTCTAAAGCTTCTTCCAATTCCTCCTGTTCCCCAGTCGGctttaacttatttttctgaatgacatctttgttttccttttggtctatctccattttctttttggtgttgTCCAAATCCACGTTGTTGGTCAGGTTGAAAACAATTTCCTCCACTTCTTCCAGGAAATCATTATATTCTCTTAGACTAGGAAAGTCTTCTTCCCTTTTATTGTATATCTTTAGCACGTTTTTCTGAATCTCAATTTCCTGTCAACAGTAGGATCTTCAAAGAGTTGTACCCTGAAGTTGCTCCTTCTAAGTGGAGTGCCACACTCAGGGCAGTTTCCAGCTCCTCTCACAaacctctccccgccccccgggGAGGCAATTTCTTCAAAGGCATATTCCCAATAGTGAAAAGTTATTGCTTACCTGTGTATAATATCTTTCTCCTGGTTTCTGGTTATTCTGGTCAATAACCTGAAATTGACAGGTGTGAttatcctcattaaaaaaaaaaaaaaagacaggaggtTAAGCGAGTTGGGGACgtgtggggagggagaaattaaCCTTTACCCTCCCTGTTTGGTCTTGAGCTAGGTAGTGAATACAGAGGGTCACGGTTCATTTTCACAACAACAACGAGAAGCTGTATAGTTACTCTTCCCATCTTCACAACTAAGGGAAGGAGTTGGCTGGCTCGCAAAGCTAGTGAGAGGCAGATTATCCACTGGACTCCTCCGCTGGAGCTCGAGCCCCTGCTTCACACAGAAGAGTTCCCTCTGACATAGAATGATTTACTGCCTACTTCACCCCCACTCAGCCACTTTTAGCCGATTAAAAGAAAGGCCCTCTCACCATAGTTAAACAAGTAGATGAACGTTTTCATCAAAGCTAAATGTCCTTTAATCACCTGATGCCCACTCtccgattgggattgacatgtatacactgatgtgtataaaactgatgactaataagaacctgctgtataaaaaaataaataaaataagattcaaaaattagaaaaaacagaAGTAATCACAATGTCAAGTATGTGATACCTTTCACTTCCACCTTGAAAAGCATGGATATTAAAGtgctaatataaaaaataaaaatcatctgatGCCCAGTCTCCTTCCCTGACACCTGGCCGCTGTCAGTCTCCtagtagaggagagagaggagggagaggagagtttTCCTTCGCCTCACCCACAGCAGCCCTCCGAGGCCAGGCTGGGGGCATTCCATCACACCTGGGAACTCCTTTCCCTGGAAGTTTCTCCCCGCGCTtcccgcctccccgcccccccaccatcGACACCTCCATCACCA of Delphinus delphis chromosome 3, mDelDel1.2, whole genome shotgun sequence contains these proteins:
- the LOC132422367 gene encoding LOW QUALITY PROTEIN: CDK-activating kinase assembly factor MAT1-like (The sequence of the model RefSeq protein was modified relative to this genomic sequence to represent the inferred CDS: inserted 1 base in 1 codon): MDEQRRLRPGSRPSLRLPGPAAGPLRRPALLQGRGLRVGGDSGGCCPRPGLRKSPGGLRGTGFFLPGTRLIRVGSAVLQLGLGSSAVAFRRELQESRPDLCGLPGSGRHRGPRSFYPGSLRPAYCKLESELPAAGPEDRAQRKDATQAGLPAFAKALWACLNLLFVRGAGNCPECGTPLRRSNFRVQLFEDPTVDXEIEIQKNVLKIYNKREEDFPSLREYNDFLEEVEEIVFNLTNNVDLDNTKKKMEIDQKENKDVIQKNKLKPTGEQEELEEALEVERQENEQRRLFIQKEEQLQQILKRKNKQAFLDELENIKMGQYISLAPTQKLEEALYEYQPLQIETCGPQVPELEMLGRLGASLVENKQGGPQEAGFQWLGRLVQPHGS